The nucleotide window GCCAGTGTACACAACAAAAAGATCAAACCGACTTTACCAGCAGCGTGCGGTAGCAATAGGTGAGACCGCGACTTAGGAATGAGTCCGGATTGTTGTCCAGAACTCGCAATTATGTCAAGGGGTAATTGCCTCTATTATCTTGTTAAAGCGATACTCCGGAATGTGTTTGGGTTCGTCCCGGATCGGTCCGGATCAGATTACGGTATAGTGGTCGTCTACGAAGGTTGAATACCGGGTGTTGGTAATATGGCACACGTGTAGACGGATACCCCATGGTCGATAATCACGGAGTACGGTCTTTGCAAATCAGGCTCATATTTCTCCTAAAGAAATTCTATCTCCTACATGTGTGTTTTGCGACGGTTTTTTCTACCCGGTAAGAAAATAACCAGTTCCCAAAACCATTGGGTCGGTTGATGTCTTAAAACCCATCACACGGTCGCGTCATTGGTTTTGCTCTTTATTATAAAGAGGTGTATAACAGTGGACCAGATGTGCAAATAATTGTTCCGAAGACGGTGTGTCACTCTCACCATAGAGCTATGCTGTCCTCCCTCTATGCTCTCACTAGGTGGAAGAAAAACTCTCACTCATCATGTGACGAATTGTTTGCACAGGGCAGAAAAAAGGGCATCAACTCATGTCTTGCAGCCAAGTTTCAGGCTCAGCTTTCGTAAGCATAAGCAAACAAAACCTCACTAAACACgtaatagtattgcttagcagaatcaggaTACCAGCCTAAATTACATAATGTTTGCAGTGcttggctggtgcccgactcattttttgcttagcagagaaattcCCTAAGAAGCAGTATGTTCTGCTTTATGAAGGTCCAGACCACAGTGCTTTGACAAGCATCAATTCTCATCAGATATGGATAGACCATATAGATAGATACGAACATTGCATTCAATGGATGATCGTACATCAAACATAAAAGTTGAGAACAAGGGTGTCTTAAAGTGCTTCCTAAATGTAGGATAGTATAACAATGTGATTTGAAATAGCTATGAACAAATATCTACTGATCCCTTCGAATGTCTTTAAAACATAGTTAATCAACATAGTTAATCAAGATCCTTTCGAATGTCTTAAAAACATAGGTTAATGAAGAACTTAGTCCGTTTacatattttcttattttttatcaatattgatGAATTAGTTTTGAACTTCAAAACAAAGGTTACTTCAAAACCTCCAAACAATGCTGTCATGTGGACATCTTTCTCTGTATTTGTATAACTTTTGGATGGTTCAGGCAGCAATCTTCCGGTCAGTTAATGAATTGACGGATCACGGTTTGTTGAGAAACAGAACTTGACTCTTCATTTTGAACATGTCACCTATACTCTTGTTTCGCAAATTCTCTGATATGAAATTTATCTAAGTTAGATGTTTTGTACTATAACACCAACTTGGTGTAGACAATGTACCTTTTACCACAACAATTACTTGTTGTTAAAGCacatgagagctgttgataataaaacattgttcgAAATTACCccagtaatgtagttttagagacaGTGGTAATTTCCCAGCAAAAATTGAGTCTGTAGCCTGCTAAGGCATCTGAGCGCACACATTGGCGTATTATCTAAAACAAGGATAccagtttgtgttttcgttcattattttaacttcgatggccaattaaTTAGTCTTAAATGTTTATGCCGGTAATACACCAAATTCTTGGATCAGAATAATTTCAAAAGTAGACCCAGCCTTTAATGCATAGTAAGCTTTAAAGTCACATAAGATGTAATCTCCAGATAATCTCGCGTTGTTTCCTCTATAGTTGAAGATAATTGAGAAGTTGGAACATAAGCTGAAGCCATACACGCCCTCTGGCCGACAAAgaaagaaactaattaaatctCTGATGAAAAACTATACAGTCTTTGATGATATTTGTCAGTACTTTGGAAAATACAAAGCCACACTGTGGATAAataaaactcgaacacatggTAGCAATCTGAGGTATCTCGCGCAGTAATTATCTAGCAAGTGAAGGGGCATTTCGTCATCTATTCCCTTAACGACGTGGACGCCTTGTTACAAATTAACTACAGCAGGTTTATTTCAATTTTCTCCCAAGCTAAGTTAATTGAGATAGCTGCATTAAAAATAGTGATATATACTCCTATACATATTTGCACCATGGGGAAAGCAAGCAGTGGAAGCACCAGGCATGGGTCTCGACTAAGCCTCAGTGATTACGCACGGGGGCAAACTAGCGTTTCTCGTTAGTTAGAAAAACACCGAGACTAACAACCGCCAATCCCCGGCAGAAAAGAAGATTGGTATTTCATCTCATGGCACCAAATTCCTGGGCAAATCGGTTACACATTCAACAATAGCGGGGCTTAGAAAGACCACTTCAATCGGCTGCCGCCAATGCCGTGGTCTTTAGGGGTATCCGGGAGGGTGTCTCGATGGGGTAACACCTGTCTCATGCGCGGCCAATACTGGAGTCTAATTTAGAAAACTGGAGGTAATTTCcagacaaaaaagaaaagaagaaaatgaGGCCCTAGCGAGGCAAAGTTCATCAGGCGAAATTCTCTGTTTCTTTTCTGTTGATCTTCGTTGGTCAAAGGCGGCAGTCTGGGCGACTATTGTGTGCTTACGGATCGGCCAGCAAATCTGTGCTTTTTTACGCTACAGGCCACCGACACGTGGTCCAGTGATCGGGGGTGGTTAGGGCATGCTCAACGGCCGGTGGGCAACCCTTCGGCCGCTGTTCTCCTTCTTATTATCCGGAGTTTCTCCCCGAACAGCATTCAATTTTATAGATTGAATGCCTGGGCTCACCGTAGAATGCCGTACACACAAGGGAAGCCGCTGTGGTAAGACTGCCAAGCGGCCGGTATCAATAATAGTAAGTTGGCGTCCCTCGTAATCCCTCCACCGCCCTCTACTAGCTTGAATTGGGGGTGACTTTCGCTCATGTAATAGGATCAAGGATCTATCAAAGACCAATTTCAGTCCAGGAATCTCTTTCAGTGCTGTGCGAGTAACTGTTACCTTTTTTTGTTGCCTTGTAATGACCAGGGAGGGTCGGTATTTTGGAAAAGTTGGCCGGGACGGTGCAGTCCCCAACACACCCGCCCTACCCATGAATTGCCTTAGAAACCACTTCGCCCCAGGCGACCTTTCAATCTTCGCCCCCTTCACACAATAACAATAATTCAGTCTAACATGCATAAACAGCGGCACATCAGCGCGCTGTTTGATGTTCAGCAATACCAAACATTCTCAGTGGCAGAGTAAACGAGTTTAATATTTAATCTGGTCGAAAAAGCTGCCAGTATTGCTAGGAGCAAGACATAGTTTCCATTGAAAACGCCCACAATGGTAGAGAAAACAACCAAGGCACGCTCTAGTGGCATCCATGACGGGGGAAGAAAATGCCacacttttttatttgattggaGAGAATAGAGAACACTAAAATGTACACTGCTTAAAAGACTCATCACACACACTGAGGAGAAAATGATATGCACAAtaatttaatttcacttttcaaTCCATTCATTTTACAAAACGTAATGTTATTAAAATTGTTGCCGATGCTTTCAAACTGAAAAAAGGCACATTACATAAACGTATTTCGGTTTGTTTTGAAAGAATGTGGACAGACTTGTGTGGAAGTTTAATTATCTCCATAAATTACGTTAAAAAGCACGGATGAAttgcttattattttgcttGTTTTGTAAATCATCTGACCAGACGTGTTTGATCTATGGTTTGATAAATTGGATTGTTCTATGACGTAATGATgttataaatacaacaaatataTCTCAGGTTAATTTGAATAATCATCCAAAGTAATTCTTCCAGCTAGATAAAATGTGTATGCCTTTACTTATTTTGGTTCGTTTTGAAATTATCTGGTCATACGTGTTTGTAAAAACTTGGATCGTTccaaagaaggaaaaaaaggaCGTAATGACGTAATGTATGTACAGAAATATTTCCAAAGATAACTTGAAACATCGTTCAAAGTTATCTTTCAGCTAAATTTGCATATCTTTATGTGCAACGATTATTCAAGGCAAAATATTACAGACGTAGTTCTCGTTTTAGCGAAATGGTGTCTGAGAAATATGCACCCCAAATTTTGGTTAATTGCCCGTCTTACGAAAAGGAAAAGATTTGGAAAAATGTtcgcttaaaaaaaaatgtgtcaacaACTCTGTTGAATTGGAATCATGATTATAAAGACGTTGTTGAATGGGTTTGtgtttaaagacatggacactattggtaattgtcaaaaactagccttcacagttggtgtatctcaacatatgcataacataacaaacctgtgaaaatttgagctcaatcggtcatcgaactggCGAGAtacataatgaaagaaaaaaatacccttgtcacacgaagttgtgtgcatgtagatggttggtttcgagacctcaagttctaaatctgaggtctcgaaatcaaattcatggagaattacttctttctcaaaaactatggcacttcagagggagccgtttctcacaatgttttataccatcaacatctccccattactcgtcaccaaaaaaggtttgatgccaataattattttgagtaattaccaatagtgtccactgcctttaatgcccaAATGACGCCATAAGTTTCATCTCTTCCTGTACGGTACGTGGGAAGCAGTGGACAGGAATCTTGATAAATGACTTTAATTTCACAGAAGGCTTCATCTAGATTCGTCAAGGCATGATGCTATTTTGACTGTTGGTTAAAGTCACTGTACActgttttgtaattactcaataattgttagcataatcaATTAAATGGTAtcgagcgatggagagctgttaatagtgagaaacggcttcctctgaagtaacgtagtttttgagaaagagattagtttctcactcaaataattattaaaggacttcaggcctgaatcatTTTTTAGGCACCTGGGAGCACATTGTGCAAAATATTTAATTATGGTAAAAACTAACTATCAATTATAAAAATCATTGAAGCATTTATTTTGCCGAGTGCATTGAAGCATATACAGCATAAATTTGCTCTTTGTAGTCTGTCTATTCAGGGGTTACGAGGAACGAACGGACGAATAGTTATAATATCACTGCATTTATTCcagttgtgaagccaaggactctttTAAAGGCGAACCTACCAAGCCAAGAACCAAGAGGAGAGAAAACAAGAAAGGAGGTTTcagttttaaagtcacctggaaatagaattttttttctttcaaacataagagaatatgcttacgaacaataaaacaatttttttagtaattgtttgtcacgatttatatgtttaaaaaatatataaagttgtttggggggctgactacgcctaccccttttgtgacgtcattcaaggcagactttgcctgcaatgcgtatagtaaacacacgtgcaaagtacatgtacgtccaagtcgtgagttggtacatttcaaaaagtgtttttctgcattcagcagcaatacacctggtcggcattgccggaaaaaaacatttttttttttttgaaacgtacaaactcacgacttggtccgtacatgtactttgcaattgtgtttactatacgcattacaggcaaagtctgcctcgattgacgtcacgaacagcgccctctcgggtcggggtctactcttaaatttgtaaataacataagaactgattttttaaaaccttagttaactgtgtattcacattcaactcatcaaaacacatatattagtgacaaaagctttattttgaaaaaataccacttccaggtgactttaaatgttagaggaaaacccaagagaattattccagggaaataAAACCCCCACAGTCAGGCTACAGGctctgaaaacccaatccacatagtgccccggcgtgattcgaaccagggtcctaggTGGAAGTGgggaagtctgctgccacctagcgtcacaCAAGTCCCCCATTAAAATGTTCACGTCTTAGCAGTGCATCttagacccttttcgaaacgacggcttcggctgtggattcggctcaggctagcttggccctgtCGGTTTTGGCAATTTGCACGGGGAGTGCATAATATGCgcccagggcttcagacgagagaacgaaAGCCtcaagccaaatccaaagccgaagccttggtttcgaaaagggccttaaaGACAGTCGAATGGGTTACTGATGGTAAAGCAAGCCCATACCTCCACAGTACCAAGTGCTTCAGTCACTGATGGGGTATTGATTTGAATATCCGGGAAATTTACATCCAGTACTCCAGTCTGTGCTTGCATGGTCATACTTGCTGGTCGGACTTGAATACTATCGAACTGGTAGTAGTGGTTGGCACATGTCTTTTTGTTGCTGTTGTAAGACCCGAACCATGTTTGGGACATGATGTTTTGATACACAGAAAAGTTTGAGAAGTTTTCTGGGGAAGTAAATTCACCTGACGGGTCAAATGAAGCAGTAAACTTCTTCCCTTCAAATGTTAAATCGTATGTGGTATCAGTCATTTTAATGGCGGCCTTTTTAGCATTGAGGTTGTACTGAAACCGCGACGAGAAACTCAAAAACTTTGAATCGGTGTACACGATGGACTTGTAGTTCAGGCTAGTGTGGGTGTCACCAccgcttgagggcgctgttgagaCAAATGGAATGTCCAGCTTGAACTCTGGGAACTTCATGAGGATCCATTTTGGGAAGCCGACTGGCCCTACGTCATGCTCAGTACCAATCTCCAGTACGACTGGGTGATGGTCAGCTAGAAGACCTGGTAAAGATATCTCTTCAAGTACCATTGAACGACCTGATTGAATAATAACAGGCAATATTTATTTGACAGATGATATTTACAGGCCAAAAAGCCGAATTCTTTTTACAGGCCAAAATGCCAAACTCTTTTAACAGGCCGAAATTAGGGTAAATGACTTCAGATTGAtcatcattattttgaacaTCGGTTTAAATTACAAAAATGGCATAATTGAGTTTACAACTAATTTTATTTAGCCTGTTGCTCTAAGATCGACGCAGTTACAGATATAGACGCCGGGTTTCACGCTATCAGCCACGGGCAACTTTCAAGTGAAAGCTAAATGTTATTCATCTTCAGATAATTCAATTGATTGTATACtcaattggtgttttttttatgacgaGCTTATGGGAAACAAACAGGTGCAATGAATTGtccaaataaataatagttCTCATTTTCTGGTGTCAAGTTCAAATTTCTGTAAAGGGTCATTATTTCAACTTTATTGCCCaaaacaatgtaggcctaccctaTAGCCCCTGAATTGgtgtaatgtttttattaatttattcagaaaaaaatatctaacaGAGCCTCCGATGATAAACTTTCTTAGGAGGATATTTTAAGGTATaacttccttaaaggcagtggacactattggtaattgtcaaagactagcctccacagttggtgtatctcaacatgtgcataaaataacaaacctgtgaaaatttgagctcaatcggtcatcgacgttgcgagataataatgaaagaaaaaaacacccctgtcacacgaagttgtgtgcgtttagatggttgatttcgagacctcaagttctaaatctgaggtctcgaaatcaaattcgtggaaaattaatttctttctcgaaaactatggcacttcgagggagccgtttctcacaatgttatacaccatcaacctctccccattactcgtcaccaaaaaggttttatgccaataattattttgagtaattaccaatagtgtccactgccttgaagtgAAACTAATTGACATCcgtgttttttgttaatttcatcgaaaagtaattttctgaagatttaaaaaattatgttcTCTCTTTTGCATTGAGGTCATTTCTGTTTGAACAAAAATGAATTGTGAACACAAAATTGTGCATGTTAAAGGAACTTGTGAAGAAAGTTGCTTAGCTTACTGTCATGAGCTGACACTCTAACcactgaagaagaaaaagataACCGACAGCgaaataacattatttatttcctcTGTTTGTGCATAAACTAACTGCAACATTGAGATTTAAGCCTGACATGATGTCACATTATCTCACGAATATGGAAATTGGCATAAGCATAACAAAAAGGCGCAAAATACCCTTGAAAAATAGCAATGCGAAAATTTAAAATAAGATGAAACAAATATCTAAgcattgcttaaaaaaaaatacatcgcaTGGACCCTATTGCGAAGTTTTGAAATGAGAAAACCTATCCAATTGATCTGATGGTAACATTTTAAGTCCCTGAAACGATACCTGTTGGAAGCATCTTCTCCACCGTAGACTTGGGTAGCTGGACGATGGCCCACCACGCATGATAGTGGCCTTGTAACGAGCCAGTAGTCCCCGCCGTGTTTGATGCAGTCCACGCCCCACCGTCGACAAGGCTTACGAGCAGCGCGATAGCTACCGGGAAAAACAAAGCAACCCTGAACATTTTAAACTAGCAAGTCACAACACATGATTATAAAGTACAGAAGAACCAGGAAAAATCAAGCAAAATGTTTCTCCATCAATTCCATCAATGTGACACTGTAGTTTTGATTGTCCTTGGGCGTTTGGCAATATTCACAGATCGTCATCTAAGTTTAATgataaaatttcaaaataaattgcaAAGTGTCGAAGTTATACTTCGTGACAGACATTGTGATGACTGATACAATTGTCTTTTGTACTgcagatattattattattttctttatcaGTTTCAATGTTATCACAATAATACTATTGACATTTATTGCAATTGTCTGATAACAGTGTCAAAGACACGATGGTACTATTGCTTTTTAGGTAGGTCGATGATGTCAGAATATTGACCCTAATACAGACATCACCTTTGCGAAGTATCAAAGAGAAATTTCTGCCAAAGACATGGGATGACTGATACAATCATGTCTAATGTACTACTACTATTTTTAATTTCTCTATCAGTTCTTCAATGTTATCAATCAGTATAAGTCGTTACATAGAACTCATTAACATTGTGAAACACACACTGGTGCCATTATTTGAACGATATCGCACACAATGTTCGTTCGCTCCACCCGGTTGGTGGAATAAAAAGATTACGAAAACACAAAAGGTACTTGAAACAATAATCTTCTCTTTCCAATTGTTTTCTAGGAAAATAAAATGGGCTGTAACTATAGTATAAAATTGATAATAATTTTGGTCCTCAAAATAAGACAAAATGAGACGAAGAGTGGAATAATTAGCATACCAGCAATAAGTCCAGCCTTCTTttgaagacaaacaaaatttacTGATAGAAACGTCGAGTTGTCAAACCACAGGTTCTTCCCGATCcaagaaccaccacaactcaaaACAGAGCTTAGGCCAATGCAGGGGTTTCTCCGATCCACAAACTTCGGTAGGATGGACTCGGATGATGGTCATTTTGTTGGAGTATGGCgagtcatatttttttttatacttcattCATTTTATTTGAAGTCTACATCACATTATATCCGATGACAGTGAAATCaattaaccaaaacaaaattgcaacttATTGTGAACTAAAATAGGAACAATATTTATAAAACCGTTTCTTCTTACCCTCTGTTCTGGACCATAAACGGTGTGGCTTTACTCTTCGTGTGGCGCTCAGTCTGTTTTAAATCCTTTACATTCAAATAACAATATTTTTCCCGGCAGCAGATAttctgtattattttatttatcagaATCCGGTAGCTTTATGTCGATCGCCTCTTACATAAAACTAGTGACAATACTTTGGCCGTGTCCAGGATGAGTGATGCAGTTCAGTACCCTTATTTGCTTTGGGTACAACGATCAttattgtgaattttgtttggCCGCTGATTCACCTGACGAATGACGTCACCGTCAAAATAATCttggttgcgccattttgggaATCAATGAGTGTTACAATTAAGTgccccctcccccttttcttAGCCGCCATTCGGATACATAGTAGGTAGGCCTTCTATGTTTGCTCAGATCGAAAGCTTGTGTGCATGTCCCACATTGTTTTTCCCCGTGACATTCTTCTCCAGGTCTCCCTATAATAATTGTATTTTCCACGCACTTTTAAATTAATTCATTTGTGTATAATAATCTCACCACAGAGCCAGTCTGCATGCTGTATCGTTCATAGCTCTATGATACTGTTTTGGATGTAGTTGAATATCATGTTGTATTATGTTTCTGAGTTGTTTTGTCGTAACGCGGTCTTTACCTTTACTGTTGTAGTTGAAATTTGATTAGTGGATTTGAGGATTTATGGATTAGTGAAATCTATCAAGAAAGCCAAAAACGATCCATCATTtcggtaattttgtttttaaaatggacAGAAAATAGTTTTTGGAGGTCATCCGTCAGCAACTGTTATGGTATTATTggctttttttatttgataatcAATGCAAATCCCGTAGTATCAAAGGTTGATAACAAAACACAGTtggcctacccccccccccgccctttCTGCCGCCCGCCCCACCTCCAATTATTTTGTATCACTTCCCGGTCAAAGTaagatagcgccctctaccgtTCAACCAAAATATCAAACTGCGACCTACGCAACAACCAAGAAGCGCAATtaatttcttttcaatgaatgtgcGTGGGGCTGGTTCGGCATGTCGTTGCCAAACTCATTATTTTCAAGGTAAATTTCCTCCTTTTGAGGCTTTGTAACGAGAGTAACAA belongs to Asterias amurensis chromosome 5, ASM3211899v1 and includes:
- the LOC139937576 gene encoding uncharacterized protein isoform X3; this translates as MLPTGRSMVLEEISLPGLLADHHPVVLEIGTEHDVGPVGFPKWILMKFPEFKLDIPFVSTAPSSGGDTHTSLNYKSIVYTDSKFLSFSSRFQYNLNAKKAAIKMTDTTYDLTFEGKKFTASFDPSGEFTSPENFSNFSVYQNIMSQTWFGSYNSNKKTCANHYYQFDSIQVRPASMTMQAQTGVLDVNFPDIQINTPSVTEALGTVEVWACFTISNPFDCL
- the LOC139937576 gene encoding uncharacterized protein isoform X2 yields the protein MFRVALFFPVAIALLVSLVDGGAWTASNTAGTTGSLQGHYHAWWAIVQLPKSTVEKMLPTGRSMVLEEISLPGLLADHHPVVLEIGTEHDVGPVGFPKWILMKFPEFKLDIPFVSTAPSSGGDTHTSLNYKSIVYTDSKFLSFSSRFQYNLNAKKAAIKMTDTTYDLTFEGKKFTASFDPSGEFTSPENFSNFSVYQNIMSQTWFGSYNSNKKTCANHYYQFDSIQVRPASMTMQAQTGVLDVNFPDIQINTPSVTEALGTVEVRL
- the LOC139937576 gene encoding uncharacterized protein isoform X1, which gives rise to MFRVALFFPVAIALLVSLVDGGAWTASNTAGTTGSLQGHYHAWWAIVQLPKSTVEKMLPTGRSMVLEEISLPGLLADHHPVVLEIGTEHDVGPVGFPKWILMKFPEFKLDIPFVSTAPSSGGDTHTSLNYKSIVYTDSKFLSFSSRFQYNLNAKKAAIKMTDTTYDLTFEGKKFTASFDPSGEFTSPENFSNFSVYQNIMSQTWFGSYNSNKKTCANHYYQFDSIQVRPASMTMQAQTGVLDVNFPDIQINTPSVTEALGTVEVWACFTISNPFDCL